One Halobacterium wangiae genomic window, CCGCCGGCTGGGGCAAGCAGCGGCGCGAGGAGCGCGCCGACGAACTGATGGATATCGTCGACCTGCAGCCGGCCTTCGGGAGCCGGTACCCCTACGAACTGTCCGGCGGTCAGGCCCAGCGCGTCGCTATCGCGCGCGCCGTCGCACTCGACCCCAAACTGCTCGTGCTCGACGAACCGGTGTCCGCCCTGGACGTGAGCGTTCAGGCGAAGATCCTGAACCTCCTGATGGACCTCCAGGAGGAACTGGACCTGACGTACATGTTCATCGCGCACGACCTGAACGTCGTAGAGCACATCGCTGACCGGGTGGCCGTAATGTACCTCGGCGAGATCATGGAACGGGCACCGACCGACCAGCTCTTCGAGACGCCGAGTCACCCCTACACCGAGTCACTGCTCTCCGCGATTCCGAGCGTGGTACCGGGCGGCCACAGCGACCGCATCGTCCTCAAGGAGGACCCACCGAGCCCAGTGAATCCGCCCTCCGGGTGCGTCTTCCACACGCGCTGTCCAGCCGCAGAGGACCGCTGCGGCGAGGAGGTCCCGGACGTACAGAAGGTCGGTGAGAGCCACTCGCGGTGCCACTTCGCGGAAGAGGTGTACTCGCGTGAGTGATGACGACTGCTGTGGGGGCGACGACACACCGGTCGCCGGTGACGACGACATCGCAGAAGGCGACGACCCCGGTCACGCGCTTCCCGAGGCCGACCTCAACTACCCGACGCTCTCGTTCGACGAGGGAGCCGTCGCGGAAGACGGCTCGTTCGACCTCTCCAGGGAGGTGGACTACGACGAGATGATCGCGTGGGCCGAGGACCTCGCGGGTGCACTCGCGAGCCACGACCTCGCCGTCTCTGCTCCCGAAGGCTACGTCTCGTTCGGCGTCGGGCCGAAGGAGGTCGACGTTTCCTTCGACGCCGACGAGAACCACCGGGGGGAACTGGAACTGACGTTCCGCCTCTCCGCGAAGGCGATGCTCGTCGACGACGAGGACAGCGAGCTGGTCGGTTCCCGGGGTGACCGGGGTTTCGTCCCACTCTCGATGCTCGAGGGCGACCGGGAACACTACCGGTGTTACAACTGGATCGACGACCCGGAGAACCCCGACTGACGACCGACGCACGGACACCTCCTCTTCCTCGATGCGGCAGCGGTTCTACGGGGTCAGCGCGGGTGCTCTGGCTCGCACGTGTCACGTAGTAGCGCAGGTTGGTGCAGTGGTCGCTGTGCGATTCGACAGACGGGCCCCGTCCGTCAACGAGTAACGTGAGAGCGAGTGCCCGCGCCAAGCGGGTGGCGGAACGGCAGCGGACCGTGCCTCAGAAGACGCCCAGGATGAAGCCGAACCCCATGACGACGAGGACCACCGCGGAGAAGAGCGGGAGGTAGGGCGTGTACTCCTCCACGCGTTCCTCGTGGTGCGTGTAGCCGGCGATGAGCAGCATCGTGAACCCGACGATGGCGACGACGACGGTCAGTGCGTAGACCAGCATCAACTCCAGGCAGTACTGGGACCCCGTGCAGAGCGCGATGATTTCGAACTCCTCCTCGTGGGCGAACCCGAGGACGAACGCGAACCCCGCGATGCCGAGTAGCCCGCGGTCGGTCGCCGACTCTAGCTCCTCCGTGTCGTGGTCGTGGGTGTGCCCGCCGACGAACGGGACGTAGTTCTTGACGGTGGCCCAGACGCCGTCGTCAGCGTGGTCGTGGTCGTGGCCGTGATTGTGCTCGTGGTTGTGGCCGTGCTCGTGGTCATGGTCGTGGCCATGGCCGTGGTCGTGGCTGGCGTGAGCGTCGTGGTGGCCGTCCCCGTCTCCGTTGCCGTGGTCGTGACCGTGTCCACCGTGGCTCCTGCCGTGGTAGTACTCGCGGATGCCCAGTGCGATGAGCAACACGCCGGCGACGTAGTTCATCCAGCCGATCTGTGTCAGGTTGAAGTATGACTTCGCCCAGAAGAACACCAGCACCATCGCGATAGAGCTGACGAGGTGCCCCACGCCGAGCAGCGTCGAGGCCGCGAGGCCGTGGAACACCGTGCGTTTCTGGTCAATGGCGTAGCTGGCGGCGACGGGCCAGCCGTGCCCGGGTTCGATGCCGTGAACGAACCCGATGGCGATGGCGGCCACGAAGACGCCCCACTCCGTCGAGACCAGGGTCGTCAGTGGGTCGAACATAGTTGCCGTTCGGCGGCTGTGCTGTATAGAGATTGTTATTATCCCAACCCGGATCGTGTAATACTCGTCCGGCCCGACCGCAGTACGAGGGTCCGACAACCCCGCCGCGGCGCCTCGGCGTCGCCCGTCGCCTCACTCGAAGTCGTAGGGCCAGTCACC contains:
- a CDS encoding ABC transporter ATP-binding protein gives rise to the protein MSSERPLVEVDGISKEFVTDDSLLAGILGTRKYLKAVRDVSLSIEKGETLALVGESGSGKSTLANLVTGLHAPTAGEVRFEGEPVGTTTSRDQETLADIGMVFQNPRGSLDPRLTIRKAIKEPMHAAGWGKQRREERADELMDIVDLQPAFGSRYPYELSGGQAQRVAIARAVALDPKLLVLDEPVSALDVSVQAKILNLLMDLQEELDLTYMFIAHDLNVVEHIADRVAVMYLGEIMERAPTDQLFETPSHPYTESLLSAIPSVVPGGHSDRIVLKEDPPSPVNPPSGCVFHTRCPAAEDRCGEEVPDVQKVGESHSRCHFAEEVYSRE